Proteins encoded by one window of Passer domesticus isolate bPasDom1 chromosome 10, bPasDom1.hap1, whole genome shotgun sequence:
- the LOC135308492 gene encoding maestro heat-like repeat-containing protein family member 7 isoform X1: protein MAMWKTIMGSSRTAELAQLVLLDVLGNWPEHSTCTSDGDKTGVFALAATLVMWKILQVRCVPHLMKFYFPRLFVHLLFQVFFSTEEMPKKVDTFWKGCQEEHGLATSPNSFAVRTLKLLLCRKQYKDVVVAMERKGAWDTLLCADTHHYAVGLLAREMSCVSILSCSWIFRYLLRLLSTQEPHWDLPALAFLVEVLGCLDLRERDADRVLQILSRHVQSKCRERRHLALRALLKLTDDPSMNNSQVQLLSILLFRTLLTLPLKKERKVLKSQVRQSLLPLFFHCHDENWRVAQASLETLLCVADFLKRKDLDKVAKEKKLWMFADTLECLCWGKVTEIMLSEGLECL from the exons atggccatgtggaaaaccatcatgggctcaagcaggactgcggagctggcacagctggtactcctggatgtgctggggaactggcctgagcacagcacgtgcacctccgatggggacaaaacgggtgtctttgccctggct gcaactctggtgatgtggaagatccTCCAGGTGCGCTGTGTCCCACATCTAATGAAGTTTTATTTCCCACGCCTGTTTGTgcacctgctcttccaagtgttcttcagcacAGAAGAGATGCCAAAGAAGGTtgataccttctggaagggatgccaggaagaacacggccttgccaccagccccaacag ctttgcAGTGAGGACCCTGAAGTTGCTGCTCTGCCGAAAGCAGTAcaaggatgtggtggtggcaatggaacgcaagggtgcctgggacacactgctgtgtgctgacacccaccactatgccgtgggtctgctggccag ggagatgtccTGCGTCTCCATACTCTCCTGTTCCTGGATCTTTCGCTACCTGCTCCGGCTGCTGAGCACACAGGAGCCACACTgggatctgcctgccctggcgttccttgtggag gtcctcgggtgcctggacttgagggaacGTGATGCTGACAGAGTCCTGCAAATCTTGTCAAGGCATGTGCAGagcaagtgcagggagaggcgtcacCTGGCACTCAGGGCCCTTCTCAAGCTCACTGATGATCCctcgatg AATAATAGCCAGGTGCAACTGCTCTCCATATTGCTCTTCCGAACATTGCTGACTCTTCcactgaaaaaggaaagaaaggtcCTGAAGTCACAGGTGCGACAGAGCCTGCTcccactcttcttccactgccatgatgagaattGGCGTGTGGCACAA GCTTCTCtggaaacgctgctttgtgtGGCTGACTTCCTGAAGAGGAAGGATCTTGACAAAGTGGCAAAGGAGAAGAAACTGTGGATGTTTGCAGACACCCTG gagtgcctgtgctggggaaaagtgacagaaattatgctctcggaggggttggagtgcctttga
- the LOC135308492 gene encoding maestro heat-like repeat-containing protein family member 7 isoform X2, with product MAMWKTIMGSSRTAELAQLVLLDVLGNWPEHSTCTSDGDKTGVFALAATLVMWKILQVRCVPHLMKFYFPRLFVHLLFQVFFSTEEMPKKVDTFWKGCQEEHGLATSPNSFAVRTLKLLLCRKQYKDVVVAMERKGAWDTLLCADTHHYAVGLLAREMSCVSILSCSWIFRYLLRLLSTQEPHWDLPALAFLVEVLGCLDLRERDADRVLQILSRHVQSKCRERRHLALRALLKLTDDPSMTEKMWSLIESLVELLWDANGEAVKMTVMVLSFISLDKDLRILSWLVK from the exons atggccatgtggaaaaccatcatgggctcaagcaggactgcggagctggcacagctggtactcctggatgtgctggggaactggcctgagcacagcacgtgcacctccgatggggacaaaacgggtgtctttgccctggct gcaactctggtgatgtggaagatccTCCAGGTGCGCTGTGTCCCACATCTAATGAAGTTTTATTTCCCACGCCTGTTTGTgcacctgctcttccaagtgttcttcagcacAGAAGAGATGCCAAAGAAGGTtgataccttctggaagggatgccaggaagaacacggccttgccaccagccccaacag ctttgcAGTGAGGACCCTGAAGTTGCTGCTCTGCCGAAAGCAGTAcaaggatgtggtggtggcaatggaacgcaagggtgcctgggacacactgctgtgtgctgacacccaccactatgccgtgggtctgctggccag ggagatgtccTGCGTCTCCATACTCTCCTGTTCCTGGATCTTTCGCTACCTGCTCCGGCTGCTGAGCACACAGGAGCCACACTgggatctgcctgccctggcgttccttgtggag gtcctcgggtgcctggacttgagggaacGTGATGCTGACAGAGTCCTGCAAATCTTGTCAAGGCATGTGCAGagcaagtgcagggagaggcgtcacCTGGCACTCAGGGCCCTTCTCAAGCTCACTGATGATCCctcgatg ACcgaaaaaatgtggagcctgattgaaagtcttgtggagctcctgtgggatgCAAATGGAGAGGCAGTTAAAATGACAGTCATGGTACTCAGCTTTATAAGCTTGGACAAGGACCTACGGATactgtcctggcttgtaaagtag
- the LOC135309352 gene encoding uncharacterized protein LOC135309352, with translation MEQRSLRVPKMACLEEEKEGSGAAPAEQTEEVVPLHPPQEDAAVERTQEQQSSRGRFRRTAQLVCKFIKRIRQEETITRGAGYRPYSPIFQSKTSAALLYMLVEEGFFNPKQVSNLWPGFDPPRNGLVSEATPAGPYEPLKPSQCDGKGRTSLGKLGTLLPLAAFQVSLCLLQVPAMVRYIHQWLLANDSAEHRLDKTLLNLTEAQCDDVVMTLLRVAPSCDR, from the exons atggagcagagatccCTGAGAGTACCCAAGATGGCCTGTttagaggaggagaaagaaggctctggagctgccccagcagagcagactgaagaggtggtgccgctccatccaccacaggagg atgcagccgtggagcgcacacaagagcagcaatccagccgtggccgcttccgcagaacagcgcag ctcgtttgcaaattcatcaagaGGATTCGTCAGGAAGAGACCATCACCAGGGGCGCTGGGTACAGGCCATACTCGCCCATCTTCCAAagcaagaccagtgctgccctgctgtataTGCTTGTAGAGGAAGGTTTTTTcaatccaaagcaagtaagcaacCTGTGGCCAGGGTTTGATCCCCCAAGGAATGGCTTGGTCTCTGAAGCCACGCCTGCTGGTCCTTATGAGCCTCTGAAGCCATCGCAGTGTGATGGGAAGGGAAGAACGtctctggggaagctggggacattgctccctttggcagctttccaagtttccctgtgccttctccaggtgcctgccatggtgaggtacatccaccagtggctcctggccaatgattccgctgagcacaggctggacaaGACCCTGCTGAATCTCACTGAAGCACAGTGTGATGATGTAGTCatgacgctcctgcgtgtggccccgtcctgtgacaggtaa
- the LOC135308487 gene encoding maestro heat-like repeat-containing protein family member 7 isoform X1, translated as MAEKRQGLFSRKKSKDSSAAPAKQRKVAKQFQPLQDNAGKKPEPGRGSFSQSLKNFIMCGKAAEKEDTNKFGYRPTDLSTASIECAEMSNYVVKADQVPEMVRIMHQRLASPETADVRLFMNILRMAEEHPTGVVLTLLRCAPTCDRAAVMMWRTIGSSSPTVEKVLPTLICVMEDWPVHSMFTSDGDDTDVFALAATLVLWVIIQVPKCQEATHNYAPHLLVALVVQICDSTVHSSEEVDTFWKQCQEEHHLNTNPSRFAVQTMKALLCRLRCDNVVMEMGRKHGWDTLLCADTQHYAVGLLARVMRRDFVPLCSRIALHLLGLLSMEGHRWDLPFLAFLVEVLECLDLKECSDSVLEIMSRYLQNECRERRRLALRGLVVLSKDPSMARRMGTVSQRLVDVLGDADGEVVRMSLSVFMNVLQYKNILVSSTTAPKLAEALLPLFDHDNSHVQLLSIQLFEKVMDLVVDEGKKPLKRIVSQSLLPLFLHCHEENQRVAEASMKTLHCATGFLKKRGLKQLVKKEKLPKFGKCLLAEDTSRAAEQLRRALPYLESPQESLREAAIRFMGMAGRHLRGQPAELHVLSQALEAMSKDDSPSSTNLEIQAIFGQRSAELRSSAGLREPGSQEHYQETVKRPPPLNVTGAPGTADAGHS; from the exons ATGGCAGAGAAACGCCAAGGCTTGTTCAGTAGGAAGAAGAGCAAAGACtcttcagctgccccagcaaAGCAGCGTAAGGTGGCAAAACAGTTCCAGCCACTGCAGGACA atgcagggAAGAAGCCGGAACCCGGTCGTGGTAGCTTCAGCCAATCACTgaag AATTTCATTATGTGTGGAAAGGCCGCAGAAAAGGAGGATACAAACAAATTTGGCTACAGGCCAACTGATCTTAGCACAGCATCAATTGAATGCGCAGAAATGAGTAATTACGTAGTGAAGGCTGACCAG GTGCCAGAAATGGTGAGGATTATGCATCAGAGGCTTGCATCCCCTGAGACTGCTGATGTCAGACTATTCATGAACATTCTGAGGATGGCTGAAGAACACCCTACTGGTGTGGTGCTGACCCTCCTGCGCTGTGCCCCaacgtgtgacag agctgctgtaaTGATGTGGAGAACTATAGGCTCGTCGAGTCCCACAGTGGAGAAAGTGCTGCCAACACTGATCTGTGTAATGGAGGATTGGCCTGTGCACAGCATGTTCACGTCTGATGGGGATGACACAGATgtttttgccctggct gcaactctggtgctctGGGTGATTATCCAGGTGCCCAAGTGCCAAGAGGCAACGCACAATTATGCCCCCCACCTGCTTGTGGCTCTGGTAGTTCAAATTTGTGACAGCACCGTGCATTCTTCTGAGGAGGTTGACACCTTTTGGAAGCAATGCCAGGAAGAACACCACCTTAACACAAACCCCAGCAG gtttgcagtgcagactatgaaggctctgctctgccgaCTGCGGTGCGACAATGTGGTCATGGAAATGGGACGCAAGCatggctgggacacgctgctgtgtgctgacacccagcactatgccgtgggtctgctggccag GGTGATGCGCCGTGACTTCGTCCCCTTGTGTTCTCGCATCGCACTCCACCTGCTTGGGCTGCTCAGCATGGAAGGGCATCGCTGGGATCTGCCCTTCCTGGcattccttgtggag gtcctcgagtgcctggacttgaagGAATGCAGTGACAGCGTGCTGGAGATCATGTCAAGGTACCTGCAGAACGAGTGCAGGGAGCGGCGTCGCTtggcgctcagaggcctcgtggtgctcagcaaggatccctcgatg gccaggagAATGGGCACCGTGTCTCAACGGCTTGTGGATGTGCTGGGTGATGCAGATGGAGAGGTGGTCAGGATGTCCCTCTCTGTCTTCATGAATGTTCTCCAGTACAAGAATATCCTGGTatccagcaccactgccccAAAGCTAGCTGAGGCACTCCTACCACTCTTTGACCAC GACAACAGTcacgtgcagctgctctccattcaacTTTTTGAAAAGGTGATGGACTTAGTAGTGGATGAGGGGAAAAAGCCCCTGAAGAGAAttgtgagccagagcctgctcccactCTTCTTGCACTGCCATGAGGAGAACCAGCGTGTGGCAGAG gcctctaTGAAAACGCTGCATTGTGCGACCGGGTTCCTGAAGAAGAGGGGTCTGAAGCAGCTGGTAAAGAAGGAGAAGCTACCAAAGTTTGgcaagtgcctg ctggcagaggacacgagccgagcggccgagcagctgcgccgggccctgccctacctggagagcccacaggagtccctgcgagaggcggccatcaggttcatgg ggatggccgggcggcacctgaggggacAGCCAGCAGAGCTTCACGTTCTCAGtcagg CCCTTGAAGCCATGAGCAAAGATGACAGCCCATCCTCCACTAATCTGGAAATTCAGGCAATTTTTGGACAAAGATCTGCAGAACTAAGGTCATCTGCTGGACTCAGAGAACCAGGGTCCCAAGAACACTATCAGGAGACTGTGAAGAGACCACCACCACTCAATGTCACTGGAGCTCCCGGCACAGCTGATGCTGGCCatagctga
- the LOC135308487 gene encoding maestro heat-like repeat-containing protein family member 7 isoform X2: MAEKRQGLFSRKKSKDSSAAPAKQRKVAKQFQPLQDNAGKKPEPGRGSFSQSLKNFIMCGKAAEKEDTNKFGYRPTDLSTASIECAEMSNYVVKADQVPEMVRIMHQRLASPETADVRLFMNILRMAEEHPTGVVLTLLRCAPTCDRAAVMMWRTIGSSSPTVEKVLPTLICVMEDWPVHSMFTSDGDDTDVFALAATLVLWVIIQVPKCQEATHNYAPHLLVALVVQICDSTVHSSEEVDTFWKQCQEEHHLNTNPSRFAVQTMKALLCRLRCDNVVMEMGRKHGWDTLLCADTQHYAVGLLARVMRRDFVPLCSRIALHLLGLLSMEGHRWDLPFLAFLVEVLECLDLKECSDSVLEIMSRYLQNECRERRRLALRGLVVLSKDPSMARRMGTVSQRLVDVLGDADGEVVRMSLSVFMNVLQYKNILVMDLVVDEGKKPLKRIVSQSLLPLFLHCHEENQRVAEASMKTLHCATGFLKKRGLKQLVKKEKLPKFGKCLLAEDTSRAAEQLRRALPYLESPQESLREAAIRFMGMAGRHLRGQPAELHVLSQALEAMSKDDSPSSTNLEIQAIFGQRSAELRSSAGLREPGSQEHYQETVKRPPPLNVTGAPGTADAGHS, from the exons ATGGCAGAGAAACGCCAAGGCTTGTTCAGTAGGAAGAAGAGCAAAGACtcttcagctgccccagcaaAGCAGCGTAAGGTGGCAAAACAGTTCCAGCCACTGCAGGACA atgcagggAAGAAGCCGGAACCCGGTCGTGGTAGCTTCAGCCAATCACTgaag AATTTCATTATGTGTGGAAAGGCCGCAGAAAAGGAGGATACAAACAAATTTGGCTACAGGCCAACTGATCTTAGCACAGCATCAATTGAATGCGCAGAAATGAGTAATTACGTAGTGAAGGCTGACCAG GTGCCAGAAATGGTGAGGATTATGCATCAGAGGCTTGCATCCCCTGAGACTGCTGATGTCAGACTATTCATGAACATTCTGAGGATGGCTGAAGAACACCCTACTGGTGTGGTGCTGACCCTCCTGCGCTGTGCCCCaacgtgtgacag agctgctgtaaTGATGTGGAGAACTATAGGCTCGTCGAGTCCCACAGTGGAGAAAGTGCTGCCAACACTGATCTGTGTAATGGAGGATTGGCCTGTGCACAGCATGTTCACGTCTGATGGGGATGACACAGATgtttttgccctggct gcaactctggtgctctGGGTGATTATCCAGGTGCCCAAGTGCCAAGAGGCAACGCACAATTATGCCCCCCACCTGCTTGTGGCTCTGGTAGTTCAAATTTGTGACAGCACCGTGCATTCTTCTGAGGAGGTTGACACCTTTTGGAAGCAATGCCAGGAAGAACACCACCTTAACACAAACCCCAGCAG gtttgcagtgcagactatgaaggctctgctctgccgaCTGCGGTGCGACAATGTGGTCATGGAAATGGGACGCAAGCatggctgggacacgctgctgtgtgctgacacccagcactatgccgtgggtctgctggccag GGTGATGCGCCGTGACTTCGTCCCCTTGTGTTCTCGCATCGCACTCCACCTGCTTGGGCTGCTCAGCATGGAAGGGCATCGCTGGGATCTGCCCTTCCTGGcattccttgtggag gtcctcgagtgcctggacttgaagGAATGCAGTGACAGCGTGCTGGAGATCATGTCAAGGTACCTGCAGAACGAGTGCAGGGAGCGGCGTCGCTtggcgctcagaggcctcgtggtgctcagcaaggatccctcgatg gccaggagAATGGGCACCGTGTCTCAACGGCTTGTGGATGTGCTGGGTGATGCAGATGGAGAGGTGGTCAGGATGTCCCTCTCTGTCTTCATGAATGTTCTCCAGTACAAGAATATCCTG GTGATGGACTTAGTAGTGGATGAGGGGAAAAAGCCCCTGAAGAGAAttgtgagccagagcctgctcccactCTTCTTGCACTGCCATGAGGAGAACCAGCGTGTGGCAGAG gcctctaTGAAAACGCTGCATTGTGCGACCGGGTTCCTGAAGAAGAGGGGTCTGAAGCAGCTGGTAAAGAAGGAGAAGCTACCAAAGTTTGgcaagtgcctg ctggcagaggacacgagccgagcggccgagcagctgcgccgggccctgccctacctggagagcccacaggagtccctgcgagaggcggccatcaggttcatgg ggatggccgggcggcacctgaggggacAGCCAGCAGAGCTTCACGTTCTCAGtcagg CCCTTGAAGCCATGAGCAAAGATGACAGCCCATCCTCCACTAATCTGGAAATTCAGGCAATTTTTGGACAAAGATCTGCAGAACTAAGGTCATCTGCTGGACTCAGAGAACCAGGGTCCCAAGAACACTATCAGGAGACTGTGAAGAGACCACCACCACTCAATGTCACTGGAGCTCCCGGCACAGCTGATGCTGGCCatagctga
- the LOC135308487 gene encoding maestro heat-like repeat-containing protein family member 7 isoform X3 — translation MAEKRQGLFSRKKSKDSSAAPAKQRKVAKQFQPLQDNAGKKPEPGRGSFSQSLKNFIMCGKAAEKEDTNKFGYRPTDLSTASIECAEMSNYVVKADQVPEMVRIMHQRLASPETADVRLFMNILRMAEEHPTGVVLTLLRCAPTCDRAAVMMWRTIGSSSPTVEKVLPTLICVMEDWPVHSMFTSDGDDTDVFALAATLVLWVIIQVPKCQEATHNYAPHLLVALVVQICDSTVHSSEEVDTFWKQCQEEHHLNTNPSRFAVQTMKALLCRLRCDNVVMEMGRKHGWDTLLCADTQHYAVGLLARVMRRDFVPLCSRIALHLLGLLSMEGHRWDLPFLAFLVEVLECLDLKECSDSVLEIMSRYLQNECRERRRLALRGLVVLSKDPSMARRMGTVSQRLVDVLGDADGEVVRMSLSVFMNVLQYKNILVSSTTAPKLAEALLPLFDHDNSHVQLLSIQLFEKVMDLVVDEGKKPLKRIVSQSLLPLFLHCHEENQRVAEASMKTLHCATGFLKKRGLKQLVKKEKLPKFGKCLGWPGGT, via the exons ATGGCAGAGAAACGCCAAGGCTTGTTCAGTAGGAAGAAGAGCAAAGACtcttcagctgccccagcaaAGCAGCGTAAGGTGGCAAAACAGTTCCAGCCACTGCAGGACA atgcagggAAGAAGCCGGAACCCGGTCGTGGTAGCTTCAGCCAATCACTgaag AATTTCATTATGTGTGGAAAGGCCGCAGAAAAGGAGGATACAAACAAATTTGGCTACAGGCCAACTGATCTTAGCACAGCATCAATTGAATGCGCAGAAATGAGTAATTACGTAGTGAAGGCTGACCAG GTGCCAGAAATGGTGAGGATTATGCATCAGAGGCTTGCATCCCCTGAGACTGCTGATGTCAGACTATTCATGAACATTCTGAGGATGGCTGAAGAACACCCTACTGGTGTGGTGCTGACCCTCCTGCGCTGTGCCCCaacgtgtgacag agctgctgtaaTGATGTGGAGAACTATAGGCTCGTCGAGTCCCACAGTGGAGAAAGTGCTGCCAACACTGATCTGTGTAATGGAGGATTGGCCTGTGCACAGCATGTTCACGTCTGATGGGGATGACACAGATgtttttgccctggct gcaactctggtgctctGGGTGATTATCCAGGTGCCCAAGTGCCAAGAGGCAACGCACAATTATGCCCCCCACCTGCTTGTGGCTCTGGTAGTTCAAATTTGTGACAGCACCGTGCATTCTTCTGAGGAGGTTGACACCTTTTGGAAGCAATGCCAGGAAGAACACCACCTTAACACAAACCCCAGCAG gtttgcagtgcagactatgaaggctctgctctgccgaCTGCGGTGCGACAATGTGGTCATGGAAATGGGACGCAAGCatggctgggacacgctgctgtgtgctgacacccagcactatgccgtgggtctgctggccag GGTGATGCGCCGTGACTTCGTCCCCTTGTGTTCTCGCATCGCACTCCACCTGCTTGGGCTGCTCAGCATGGAAGGGCATCGCTGGGATCTGCCCTTCCTGGcattccttgtggag gtcctcgagtgcctggacttgaagGAATGCAGTGACAGCGTGCTGGAGATCATGTCAAGGTACCTGCAGAACGAGTGCAGGGAGCGGCGTCGCTtggcgctcagaggcctcgtggtgctcagcaaggatccctcgatg gccaggagAATGGGCACCGTGTCTCAACGGCTTGTGGATGTGCTGGGTGATGCAGATGGAGAGGTGGTCAGGATGTCCCTCTCTGTCTTCATGAATGTTCTCCAGTACAAGAATATCCTGGTatccagcaccactgccccAAAGCTAGCTGAGGCACTCCTACCACTCTTTGACCAC GACAACAGTcacgtgcagctgctctccattcaacTTTTTGAAAAGGTGATGGACTTAGTAGTGGATGAGGGGAAAAAGCCCCTGAAGAGAAttgtgagccagagcctgctcccactCTTCTTGCACTGCCATGAGGAGAACCAGCGTGTGGCAGAG gcctctaTGAAAACGCTGCATTGTGCGACCGGGTTCCTGAAGAAGAGGGGTCTGAAGCAGCTGGTAAAGAAGGAGAAGCTACCAAAGTTTGgcaagtgcctg ggatggccgggcggcacctga
- the LOC135308490 gene encoding maestro heat-like repeat-containing protein family member 7 isoform X3 codes for MAEKRQGLFSRKKNKDSSAAPAKQRKVAKQFQPLQDNAGKKPEPGRGSFSQSLKNFIMCGKAAEKEDTNKFGYRPTDLSTASIECAEMSNYVVKADQVPEMVRIMHQRLASPETADVRLFMNILRMAEEHPTGVVLTLLRCAPTCDRAAVMMWRTIGSSSPTVEKVLPTLICVMEDWPVHSMFTSDGDDTDVFALAATLVLWVIIQVPKCQEATHNYAPCLLVALVVQICDSTVHSSEEVDTFWKQCQEEHHLNTNPSRFAVQTMKALLCRLRCDNVVMEMGRKHGWDTLLCADTQHYAVGLLARVMRRDFVPLCSRIALHLLGLLSMEGHRWDLPFLAFLVEVLECLDLKECSDSVLEIMSRYLQNECRERRRLALRGLVVLSKDPSMARRMGTVSQRLVDVLGDADGEVVRMSLSVFMNVLQYKNILVSSTTAPKLAEALLPLFDHDNSHMQLLSTQLFEKVMDLVVDEGKKPLKRIVSQSLLPLFLHCHEENQRVAEASMKTLHCATGFLKKRGLKQLVKKEKLPKFGKCLGWPGGT; via the exons ATGGCAGAGAAACGCCAAGGCTTGTTCAGTAGGAAGAAGAACAAAGACtcttcagctgccccagcaaAGCAGCGTAAGGTGGCAAAACAGTTCCAGCCACTGCAGGACA atgcagggAAGAAGCCGGAACCCGGTCGTGGTAGCTTCAGCCAATCACTgaag AATTTCATTATGTGTGGAAAGGCCGCAGAAAAGGAGGATACAAACAAATTTGGCTACAGGCCAACTGATCTTAGCACAGCATCAATTGAATGCGCAGAAATGAGTAATTACGTAGTGAAGGCTGACCAG GTGCCAGAAATGGTGAGGATTATGCATCAGAGGCTTGCATCCCCTGAGACTGCTGATGTCAGACTATTCATGAACATTCTGAGGATGGCTGAAGAACACCCTACTGGTGTGGTGCTGACCCTCCTGCGCTGTGCCCCaacgtgtgacag agctgctgtaaTGATGTGGAGAACTATAGGCTCGTCGAGTCCCACAGTGGAGAAAGTGCTGCCAACACTGATCTGTGTAATGGAGGATTGGCCTGTGCACAGCATGTTCACGTCTGATGGGGATGACACAGATgtttttgccctggct gcaactctggtgctctGGGTGATTATCCAGGTGCCCAAGTGCCAAGAGGCAACGCACAATTATGCCCCCTGCCTGCTTGTGGCTCTGGTAGTTCAAATTTGTGACAGCACCGTGCATTCTTCTGAGGAGGTTGACACCTTTTGGAAGCAATGCCAGGAAGAACACCACCTTAACACAAACCCCAGCAG gtttgcagtgcagactatgaaggctctgctctgccgaCTGCGGTGCGACAATGTGGTCATGGAAATGGGACGCAAGCatggctgggacacgctgctgtgtgctgacacccagcactatgccgtgggtctgctggccag GGTGATGCGCCGTGACTTTGTCCCCTTGTGTTCTCGCATCGCACTCCACCTGCTTGGGCTGCTCAGCATGGAAGGGCATCGCTGGGATCTGCCCTTCCTGGcattccttgtggag gtcctcgagtgcctggacttgaagGAATGCAGTGACAGCGTGCTGGAGATCATGTCAAGGTACCTGCAGAACGAGTGCAGGGAGCGGCGTCGCTtggcgctcagaggcctcgtggtgctcagcaaggatccctcgatg gccaggagAATGGGCACCGTGTCTCAACGGCTTGTGGATGTGCTGGGTGATGCAGATGGAGAGGTGGTCAGGATGTCCCTCTCTGTCTTCATGAATGTTCTCCAGTACAAGAATATCCTGGTatccagcaccactgccccAAAGCTAGCTGAGGCACTCCTACCACTCTTTGACCAT GACAACAGTCAcatgcagctgctctccactcAACTTTTTGAAAAGGTGATGGACTTAGTAGTGGATGAGGGGAAAAAGCCCCTGAAGAGAAttgtgagccagagcctgctcccactCTTCTTGCACTGCCATGAGGAGAACCAGCGTGTGGCAGAG gcctctaTGAAAACGCTGCATTGTGCGACCGGGTTCCTGAAGAAGAGGGGTCTGAAGCAGCTGGTAAAGAAGGAGAAGCTACCAAAGTTTGgcaagtgcctg